The Desulfovibrio sp. genome includes a region encoding these proteins:
- a CDS encoding C45 family autoproteolytic acyltransferase/hydolase codes for MPRSLLRIILPPLMSALMIFLLAAPTARACTLWAAAGDAVQGGGTIIVKNRDWTPGESQRIEIFRPAGGHTYVALMATREAQKSTGVQVEIDRPVAGVNEKGLTVVSAAASSLPRRDRQASTANRKLMAQILTLCASVDEVMALDPSRFRGPLFLMLADREKIALVEIGLEGMVVWRTQTNGVLYHTNHYLEPALQRFNRKLGESSHARYARIAHLLQTSPKPYTFDSLLAFTRDHADGPDDSIMRTGSTPTATRTVAVFAVSQPASGETEVYVRLLQEGKPEHEETYKLDSLLTPAAKGR; via the coding sequence ATGCCCCGCAGCCTTTTACGGATCATCCTCCCGCCCCTGATGTCAGCCCTGATGATTTTTCTGCTTGCCGCCCCCACTGCGCGGGCCTGCACCCTGTGGGCCGCAGCCGGAGACGCCGTCCAGGGTGGCGGCACCATCATCGTAAAAAACAGGGACTGGACGCCGGGCGAAAGCCAGCGCATCGAGATTTTCAGGCCAGCGGGCGGGCATACCTACGTGGCGCTCATGGCCACACGCGAGGCCCAAAAAAGCACGGGAGTGCAAGTGGAGATTGATCGCCCGGTGGCGGGGGTCAATGAAAAGGGACTTACGGTCGTCAGCGCGGCGGCGAGCAGCCTGCCACGAAGGGACAGGCAGGCATCCACGGCCAACCGCAAGCTTATGGCCCAGATACTCACCCTCTGCGCCTCAGTGGATGAGGTCATGGCCCTGGATCCGTCCCGGTTTCGCGGCCCGCTGTTTTTGATGCTTGCGGACAGGGAAAAAATTGCGCTTGTTGAAATCGGGCTGGAAGGAATGGTGGTCTGGCGCACGCAGACCAACGGTGTGTTGTACCATACGAACCACTATCTTGAACCGGCCCTGCAACGCTTCAACAGAAAACTCGGCGAAAGCAGCCACGCCCGCTACGCGCGCATTGCCCATCTGCTGCAAACCAGCCCCAAACCCTACACCTTTGACAGCCTGCTGGCTTTCACCCGCGATCACGCTGACGGGCCGGACGACAGCATCATGCGCACGGGTTCTACACCCACCGCCACGCGAACCGTGGCCGTATTCGCCGTGTCCCAGCCTGCGTCTGGTGAAACCGAGGTCTATGTGCGCCTGCTTCAGGAGGGCAAACCCGAGCATGAGGAAACATACAAACTGGATTCGTTGCTGACGCCCGCCGCCAAAGGCCGGTAG
- a CDS encoding cytochrome b/b6 domain-containing protein, with translation MTVKEKVLAQGALLWKFLGFFQPPLLRCIHASVITLVLLQILLSFGMVVLPSGLSPLVWIHIILGMFLCVFGVTLVVLSVKKRGLRNFFPYLWGDNDQLIKDLRAAAQFKVVGPRPKGLPACVQGLGMCALLLTVASGLWWFDNWSNHRSLLTAYSVHKFFAWSLALYLVGHGGMALAHFAIWQKKVAPKK, from the coding sequence ATGACCGTGAAAGAAAAAGTTCTGGCCCAGGGCGCATTGCTGTGGAAATTTTTGGGCTTTTTTCAGCCACCCTTGCTGCGCTGTATTCATGCCAGCGTCATAACGCTGGTATTACTGCAAATCTTGCTCAGCTTCGGCATGGTTGTACTGCCATCCGGCCTCTCGCCCTTAGTCTGGATACATATCATCCTGGGCATGTTCCTGTGCGTTTTCGGCGTGACCCTTGTGGTTCTCAGCGTCAAAAAGCGCGGCCTGCGCAATTTCTTTCCCTATCTCTGGGGCGATAACGACCAGCTGATCAAGGACCTGCGCGCGGCGGCGCAGTTCAAGGTTGTCGGCCCCCGGCCCAAGGGCCTGCCCGCCTGTGTGCAGGGGCTTGGCATGTGCGCCTTGCTGCTGACGGTTGCGTCCGGCCTGTGGTGGTTTGACAACTGGAGCAACCACCGCTCATTGCTGACGGCCTACAGCGTGCACAAGTTTTTTGCCTGGTCCCTGGCCCTGTATCTGGTTGGCCACGGCGGTATGGCTCTGGCCCATTTTGCCATATGGCAAAAAAAGGTTGCGCCCAAAAAATAG